From a region of the Impatiens glandulifera chromosome 4, dImpGla2.1, whole genome shotgun sequence genome:
- the LOC124935227 gene encoding RING-H2 finger protein ATL66-like, with protein METTRINISTFSFDDCFDLDMALTMPELNSDEDDGVAENSRADEEERDLLVSEMAMVCDPVGECAVCMEGFQTDVGSMAKRTRCGHVYHAHCITKWLSTRQSCPLCRSQITGHRES; from the coding sequence ATGGAAACTACTCGGATTAACATATCTACGTTCTCTTTCGACGATTGCTTTGATCTCGATATGGCACTTACAATGCCGGAGTTGAACTCCGACGAAGACGACGGAGTTGCTGAGAATTCCAGGGCTGATGAGGAGGAGAGAGATCTCTTAGTGTCGGAAATGGCGATGGTTTGCGACCCTGTCGGTGAATGTGCGGTTTGTATGGAAGGATTTCAGACCGACGTTGGATCGATGGCTAAACGGACACGATGTGGCCACGTGTATCATGCTCACTGTATTACCAAGTGGCTATCCACACGTCAATCATGCCCCCTTTGTAGATCTCAGATTACTGGACACCGGGAAAgttag